GAACAACGCCTTGGTGCGGCTGTAGCGATGCGGCTGAAAAACCGCCACCACCCGCCGATCCCAACCCGACCGAGCCGCCGCCAGGGTCACTTTGATTTCGGCCGGATGGTGGCCGTAGTCATCAATCACCATGATTTTGCCGTCGTCGTGGCGAACCTGGAACCGACGCTGCACCCCGCCAAAATCGTGCAAGCCCTCCGCGATGGTGGTGAAGGGGATATCCAGCTCGCTGGCCACAGCGATCGCGGCCAAGGCGTTGAGTACGTTGTGTCGACCCGGCATGTTGAAGGAGACACGTCCCAACTCCTCCGAGCCCTGGTGAAGGACGAAGGAGGTGCGATGCCCCTCATGCCGGATATCGGTGGCGTAAAAATCGGCCTGACTGGCCAGTCCGTAGGTGACGAAACGCTTCTTGACCCGGGGGATCAGCGCCTGAATATTGGCATCGTCCAGACAGAGAACCGCCAGCCCGAAAAATGGCACTTTATTGATGAATTCCACGAAGGTATCGCGGATATGATCCATATCGCGGTAATAATCGAGATGGTCCGCATCGACGTTGGTCACCACGGCGATGGTCGGGGACAGTTTCAAAATCGTCCCGTCCGATTCGTCCGCTTCTGCTACCAGAAACTTGCCCTGGCCGAGTTTGGCGTTGGAGCCCAGGGAATCGAGACGCCCGCCGATCACCGCAGTGGGGTCGATGCCGGCATGGGAAAGAATGGTGGCGACCATGCTGGTGGTGGTGGTCTTGCCATGGGTGCCGCCGATGGCGATGCCGTATTTCATGCGCATCAGTTCCGCCAGCATTTCGGCCCGCGGGATGACCGGGATCAGGCGACGGTGGGCTTCCACCACTTCGGGATTGTCCTTGCGCACCGCGGTAGAGATGACCACCACATCGGCCTCGCCAAGGTTCTCGGCCTGATGGCCGTAGACAATCTCGCCACCCAGTTCCGCCAGGCGCTTGGTGATCTCTGACTCGCGCAGATCGGAGCCGGACACCTGGTAGCCAAGGTTCAGCAAGACCTCGGCAATGCCACTCATACCGATGCCGCCGATTCCGACAAAGTGGATTTTCCTGATTTTCCCGTACATAAGAAACCCTCTTTCAGCCG
The sequence above is a segment of the Desulfuromonas sp. KJ2020 genome. Coding sequences within it:
- the murC gene encoding UDP-N-acetylmuramate--L-alanine ligase gives rise to the protein MYGKIRKIHFVGIGGIGMSGIAEVLLNLGYQVSGSDLRESEITKRLAELGGEIVYGHQAENLGEADVVVISTAVRKDNPEVVEAHRRLIPVIPRAEMLAELMRMKYGIAIGGTHGKTTTTSMVATILSHAGIDPTAVIGGRLDSLGSNAKLGQGKFLVAEADESDGTILKLSPTIAVVTNVDADHLDYYRDMDHIRDTFVEFINKVPFFGLAVLCLDDANIQALIPRVKKRFVTYGLASQADFYATDIRHEGHRTSFVLHQGSEELGRVSFNMPGRHNVLNALAAIAVASELDIPFTTIAEGLHDFGGVQRRFQVRHDDGKIMVIDDYGHHPAEIKVTLAAARSGWDRRVVAVFQPHRYSRTKALFDDFVTAFYQADHLVVMDIYAAGEEPIEGVEAADLAAGIAGHGHKDVHYIAGADAVVDHLAAIVKPGDIVITLGAGNVWQVGEKLARRLQDKG